The proteins below are encoded in one region of Apium graveolens cultivar Ventura chromosome 4, ASM990537v1, whole genome shotgun sequence:
- the LOC141720659 gene encoding long chain base biosynthesis protein 1-like — protein MLVEAMDARQISIWNTTKEAVMNMVKSASNWLIFAIDAPSARTVVFGVHIGGHLFVEGLLLVVIIFLLSQKSYKPPKRPLTNKEIDELCDEWVPESLIPPITEDMKLEPPVLESAAETHTVINGKEVVNFASANYLGFVGHEKLLDSCTSSLEKYGVGSCGPRGFYGTIDVHLDCEAKIAEFLGTPDSILYSYGLSTLFSAIPAFCKKGDIVIADEGVNWGIQNGLFLSRSTIIYFKHNNMVSLQNTLEKVTRDNKRAKKLRRYIVVEAVYQNSGQIAPLEEIIRLKEKYLFRVLLDESNSIGVLGSSGRGLTEHCRVSIEKIDIVMAAMGNALATEGGFCTGSARVIDHQRLSSSGYVFSASLPPYLASAAITAINILEDSPQLITNLKKNISILHEGLSEIRGLEIASDKQSPIVYLRLKKSTGSQKSDQQLLEDVVDRLLKEENIFVTTSKRSTLDKCNLPLGIKYFVSAAHTESDLKKAYESLKRVATQVLVGGD, from the exons ATGCTGGTTGAAGCAATGGATGCAAGACAAATTTCGATATGGAATACAACGAAGGAAGCTGTAATGAATATGGTAAAATCTGCATCCAACTGGTTAATATTTGCAATTGATGCTCCTTCTGCTCGAACTGTTGTCTTCGGAGTGCACATTGGAG GGCATCTGTTTGTAGAGGGTCTTCTGTTAGTAGTTATTATCTTCCTACTTTCCCAGAAAAGTTACAAGCCACCTAAGCGACCATTGACGAATAAG GAAATTGATGAGCTGTGTGATGAATGGGTTCCCGAATCCCTCATTCCACCTATAACTGAAGATATGAAACTTGAGCCACCGGTTCTGGAAAG TGCTGCTGAGACACATACAGTGATCAACGGTAAAGAGGTCGTGAATTTTGCTTCTGCAaattaccttggatttgttgGGCATGAAAAGTTACTT GATTCCTGTACTTCATCACTGGAGAAATATGGTGTTGGTTCTTGCGGTCCTCGTGGCTTCTATGGAACGATTG ATGTTCACCTTGATTGCGAGGCCAAAATAGCCGAGTTTTTGGGAACCCCTGATTCCATTTTATACTCGTATGGACTTTCCACCTTGTTTAGCGCGATTCCAGCATTTTGTAAGAAAGGAGACATCGTGATTGC TGATGAAGGTGTCAACTGGGGAATACAAAATGGCCTATTCCTTTCTAGAAGTACTATCATATACTTCAAGCATAACAACATGGTGTCTTTACAAAATACTCTAGAGAAAGTCACCCGTGATAATAAGCGAGCAAAGAAGCTAAGGCGCTACATTGTTGTCGAAGCTGTATATCAG AATTCTGGTCAAATTGCTCCTCTTGAAGAAATTATCAGACTCAAAGAAAAATATTTATTCCGCGTATTGTTAGATGAGAGCAACTCAATTGGCGTGCTGGGTAGTTCTGGTAGAGGTTTAACTGAACATTGCCGGGTTTCG ATTGAGAAGATTGATATTGTGATGGCTGCCATGGGAAATGCTTTGGCTACAGAAGGCGGATTCTGCACAGGGAGTGCTAGAGTGATTGACCACCAA CGGCTCAGTAGTTCTGGGTATGTCTTCTCAGCTTCGTTACCTCCGTACCTAGCAAGTGCTGCAATTACAGCTATCAATATCCTGGAAGACAGTCCTCAACTGATTACAAACTTGAAGAAAAATATAAGCATACTACATGAAG GACTGTCAGAGATACGGGGTCTTGAGATTGCCAGTGATAAACAATCTCCCATTGTTTATCTCAGGCTAAAGAAATCAACTGGTTCACAGAAGAGTGACCAACAGTTGCTTGAAGATGTTGTTGATCGA TTATTGAAGGAAGAGAATATCTTTGTAACAACTTCAAAAAGATCTACACTTGATAAATGCAATTTGCCTCTTGGGATTAAATATTTTGTCTCTGCTGCTCACACTGAATCTGATCTAAAGAAAGCATATGAATCGCTGAAGAGGGTTGCAACACAAGTCTTAGTTGGAGGTGACTGA
- the LOC141720658 gene encoding putative clathrin assembly protein At4g32285: MAPITIRKAIGAVKDQTSIGIAKVVGNVAPDLEVLIVKATSHDDEPADDKYTRDIVNLMSCSKGYVNACVFAISKRLSKTRDWIVAVKALMLVHKLLVVGTPLFGEELIHASRKGTRVLNMSDFRDEAHSYSWDHVGFVKSYALYLDQKIDFSIYERSLSGVDDKNPEFGVDYGHGMNKWPRSYGDQDETVVLGVGEKGRLLREMKTEKISQRLNQLLRLLDRFLACRPNGAAKDSRIILVAVYSLVKESFKLYVDLCEVLHVLLDRFSDLEYEDCLKSFDTYVGAAKMIEELVGFYSWCKDTGIARSSEYPELQEIADKLMEKLEGFLRGRAVTRNSREKTRGVNTLVIKEEEKLTDLGEMKALPPTKDYNSPTPQPLLQAQPKPQTQQTTEDLVNLKDDATSVEVQGNKLALTLFSETPAVNADGSWEVFHSDGEPGITSAWQTPAAEIGKADWELTLVETASNLSKQKADMGGGIDSLLLSGMYDQGAVKQHVINAQLIVGSASSVTLPRIGKGSAPVLALPAPDGTVQVVGNQDPFAASLVVPPPSYVQMADMEMKQHLLVQEQQLWQQFANSGMQGQVGSANATGGTTGCYNGTGQPGGYYHHTPY, translated from the coding sequence ATGGCTCCTATAACGATTCGAAAGGCGATTGGAGCAGTTAAAGATCAAACAAGCATTGGCATTGCAAAAGTTGTTGGCAATGTTGCACCAGACCTCGAGGTTTTAATTGTTAAGGCAACTAGCCATGATGATGAGCCTGCTGATGATAAGTATACAAGGGATATTGTAAATCTCATGTCTTGCTCTAAAGGGTATGTTAATGCTTGTGTTTTTGCTATTTCTAAGAGGTTGAGTAAAACACGTGATTGGATTGTGGCTGTTAAAGCTTTGATGCTTGTACATAAATTGTTGGTTGTTGGGACTCCATTGTTTGGGGAGGAGCTTATTCATGCAAGTCGAAAGGGGACAAGGGTGTTGAATATGTCAGATTTTCGTGATGAAGCACATTCATATTCTTGGGATCATGTGGGGTTTGTCAAGAGCTATGCTTTATACTTAGATCAGAAGATTGATTTTTCCATTTACGAGAGAAGCTTGAGTGGTGTGGATGATAAGAATCCAGAGTTCGGGGTGGATTATGGTCATGGGATGAACAAATGGCCAAGGTCTTATGGTGATCAGGATGAAACTGTGGTGCTTGGAGTTGGGGAAAAGGGGAGGCTACTTAGGGAAATGAAAACAGAGAAGATTTCACAGAGGTTGAATCAGTTGCTTCGCCTTCTTGATCGGTTTTTAGCTTGTAGACCAAATGGGGCTGCGAAGGATAGCAGGATTATACTTGTTGCAGTATATTCACTTGTGAAGGAGAGTTTTAAGCTTTATGTTGATTTATGTGAGGTGCTGCACGTTTTGCTGGACAGGTTTTCAGATCTGGAATATGAAGATTGTCTCAAAAGTTTTGATACATATGTCGGAGCTGCAAAAATGATCGAAGAGCTTGTGGGATTCTATAGTTGGTGTAAGGATACAGGAATTGCAAGATCTTCAGAGTACCCTGAACTGCAGGAGATTGCTGATAAACTTATGGAGAAACTTGAGGGGTTCTTGAGGGGAAGGGCAGTAACGAGAAATAGCAGAGAGAAGACAAGAGGAGTTAATACGCTAGTAATAAAAGAGGAGGAGAAGTTAACTGATCTTGGTGAAATGAAAGCACTCCCTCCGACGAAGGACTATAATTCACCCACACCTCAGCCTCTGCTTCAGGCCCAGCCAAAGCCACAGACTCAACAGACAACTGAAGACCTGGTGAATTTGAAGGATGATGCAACGTCAGTTGAAGTTCAAGGCAACAAACTGGCATTAACTTTGTTTTCTGAAACCCCTGCTGTAAATGCAGATGGTTCGTGGGAAGTATTCCATTCAGATGGAGAGCCTGGAATAACTTCAGCATGGCAAACACCAGCTGCTGAGATAGGTAAGGCTGATTGGGAGTTGACCTTGGTGGAGACAGCCAGCAATCTTTCTAAGCAAAAGGCTGACATGGGAGGCGGTATAGATTCACTATTGTTGAGTGGCATGTATGATCAAGGTGCAGTGAAACAGCACGTTATTAATGCCCAGCTAATTGTTGGGAGCGCGAGCAGTGTGACACTTCCTAGAATAGGCAAGGGCTCAGCACCAGTGCTGGCATTGCCTGCTCCTGATGGAACTGTTCAAGTAGTTGGAAATCAAGATCCTTTCGCAGCATCACTAGTGGTTCCACCACCATCTTATGTTCAGATGGCAGACATGGAGATGAAACAACATTTGCTTGTGCAGGAACAACAGCTTTGGCAGCAGTTTGCGAACAGTGGGATGCAAGGCCAAGTAGGTTCAGCTAATGCTACTGGTGGAACTACTGGTTGTTACAATGGCACTGGGCAGCCAGGAGGTTATTATCACCACACTCCTTACTGA